In Crassostrea angulata isolate pt1a10 chromosome 6, ASM2561291v2, whole genome shotgun sequence, a genomic segment contains:
- the LOC128189080 gene encoding uncharacterized protein C5orf49 homolog isoform X1, with the protein MAEPQKLKIETGTNSFTMKGRPCELSAFSFIPTERDDPPERTVFNTPKQLIKKRQQDRYPRSTYERLFRKEYGYNNKLHRDDREHAKSRGLVVNKEEMPKEVPTLSSSEYGHRLELFADHPDRKHVRIAHVRAEFFRRNGITS; encoded by the exons ATGGCAGAaccacaaaaattgaaaatcgaAACGGGGACAAATTCTTTTACCATGAAGGGGAGGCCTTGTGAGCTTTCAGCTTTTTCCTTTATTCCAACTGAAAGAGATGATCCCCCGGAAAGAACTGTCTTCAACACTCCAAAACAG TTGATTAAAAAACGACAACAG GACAGATACCCAAGGTCAACATATGAGAGATTATTTAGAAAAGAATATGGTTACAACAACAAACTTCATCGAGATGACAGAGAACACGCCAAATCAAGGGGACTTGTTGTCAACAAAGAG GAAATGCCCAAGGAAGTGCCTACTTTGTCTTCCTCAGAATACGGACACCGACTGGAACTGTTTGCGGACCATCCCGACCGGAAGCATGTGCGGATAGCACACGTCCGGGCAGAGTTCTTCAGGAGAAATGGAATCACTTCTTGA
- the LOC128189080 gene encoding uncharacterized protein C5orf49 homolog isoform X2 — protein MAEPQKLKIETGTNSFTMKGRPCELSAFSFIPTERDDPPERTVFNTPKQDRYPRSTYERLFRKEYGYNNKLHRDDREHAKSRGLVVNKEEMPKEVPTLSSSEYGHRLELFADHPDRKHVRIAHVRAEFFRRNGITS, from the exons ATGGCAGAaccacaaaaattgaaaatcgaAACGGGGACAAATTCTTTTACCATGAAGGGGAGGCCTTGTGAGCTTTCAGCTTTTTCCTTTATTCCAACTGAAAGAGATGATCCCCCGGAAAGAACTGTCTTCAACACTCCAAAACAG GACAGATACCCAAGGTCAACATATGAGAGATTATTTAGAAAAGAATATGGTTACAACAACAAACTTCATCGAGATGACAGAGAACACGCCAAATCAAGGGGACTTGTTGTCAACAAAGAG GAAATGCCCAAGGAAGTGCCTACTTTGTCTTCCTCAGAATACGGACACCGACTGGAACTGTTTGCGGACCATCCCGACCGGAAGCATGTGCGGATAGCACACGTCCGGGCAGAGTTCTTCAGGAGAAATGGAATCACTTCTTGA